A section of the Oryzias latipes chromosome 8, ASM223467v1 genome encodes:
- the LOC101163576 gene encoding ras-related protein Rap-2a: MSIAVKEKTDVRLVFLGAGGVGKTALIHRFLQDTFDPKHRRTVEEIHRKEYEVGDVKVTINIIDTSGSYSFPAMRKLSIQTGDAFALVYSVDDPDSLETVKRLRDEIIELKEDKHAPIVVIGNKIDRHNERLVSSRDVLAMVELDWDHIFVESSAKDNINVLEAFMELLQQTDLPSQLRPALCRRRETLPEKGSKHPPMNKTNSCLIS, encoded by the coding sequence ATGTCCATCGCGGTGAAGGAGAAGACAGATGTGCGCCTGGTGTTTCTAGGAGCAGGTGGAGTGGGTAAGACAGCCCTCATACACCGCTTCCTCCAAGACACCTTTGATCCAAAACATCGGCGGACGGTGGAGGAGATCCACAGGAAGGAATATGAGGTAGGAGACGTCAAAGTCACCATCAACATCATCGACACCAGCGGCAGCTACTCCTTCCCCGCCATGCGCAAGCTCTCCATCCAGACCGGCGACGCCTTTGCCCTGGTCTACTCCGTGGATGACCCTGATTCCCTGGAGACGGTCAAGAGGCTGCGAGATGAGATCATAGAGCTCAAAGAGGACAAGCACGCACCCATCGTGGTGATCGGAAACAAGATCGACCGCCACAATGAACGGTTGGTGTCCAGCAGGGACGTGCTGGCCATGGTGGAGCTGGACTGGGACCACATCTTTGTGGAATCCTCGGCTAAGGACAACATCAACGTTCTGGAGGCTTTCATGGAGCTGCTTCAGCAGACCGACCTCCCCAGTCAGCTGCGGCCAGCTCTGTGCCGGAGGCGGGAAACCCTCCCCGAGAAGGGCAGCAAACACCCTCCGATGAACAAGACCAACAGCTGCCTCATCTCATAG